Below is a window of Acanthochromis polyacanthus isolate Apoly-LR-REF ecotype Palm Island chromosome 18, KAUST_Apoly_ChrSc, whole genome shotgun sequence DNA.
GAGACACCAGAGGGGTCCCATTTTATGGAGCTATTTGTGGCTGCACACAAACCTGCTGGAAGCTATTTTCAGTGTGCGACCACACaagcaaacagtaaaacagGAGTAATAGTAACCTTTATGAAAAACACATGATGTTGTATACACGCTGTCTGAGTTCGAAACAGCATTTTCAGGAGAACGCTCTGACTGTAGAGCTAAATTCTCACAGTGAATCCACCGTACCTCCCTGGAAGAAATTCCACCATCGCAAATCAAGGAAGGAGCATTTGTTAAGGTAAATGATCTCTTTCACCAGAAAGTCACATGGACTAATGCAGCCGTAACCGCAATGCCAGGATCTGACACAGTCCTGAAAAGATCTGAGCTTCCGATTGTAGAAGCCAAAACCTGAATCCTAAAAATGGTATTTGTTTTCTTGAAAAGTAATCATTTACTTCTCAGGAAATCTACAGGAGCTGGAAACATTTTTATCTGCCACCTTCTTCTCTAAAGGGAAACGGCAGGATGTGTGGAGCTACATTGTGAAaaggacataaaaaaaaaatcacattgcGATCTGGAAAAGTAGTGCAATTATACAACAAATGTGACCACAATAGTGTCTGTTTACTGGCACGGAAGAGGAAAAAATGGGAGTAGCAATATAAAGTGCACTTCATTTCAGACAGGGGTTTTATCATGTGACAGTAATTTGCATATTTTGACTGCAGTGCATAAAGCAGGACTGCAAGTTTTAATACCATTcaataatgttttcttttgttttagtcaCTGGAATTTTGCCAGATAAACAAACTGAGATTATATCAGAATTTTCAAGCTTTCTGTAACTTGAATGCAACTGAAAAACTATGCAAAACTCCTTGATACAGTTATCTTTACAGTCATACATACTCAATCCAGCTATGAACATCTCAGCATTCCTAAGCACTGACCTTTGTAAATACCTTATCTGGCTTTCAGATTATGGTACTTAGACATGATAGTAGGATAGATGGGTGGAAACAGGAGctcagaaaaaaattataacATTTCTGCTTCTCACCCTGTTGGCTGTCACAGCAAAGTACTGCAGGTTCTGGAGGAATCCCACATCGGCGTGGATGCTGGTCAGATTGTTGTGGCTCAGGTCTAAGAAGCGCAACTTGCGGCAGAAGAAGAGCTGGCTGGGGATCTTCTCTATCTTGTTTCTGTTCAGATACAGCCTCTCCATGTTGGTGAGGGTTCCGATTTGAATGGGGATATAGGCGATCTGGTTGTACCACAGCTTCAGACACACGAGCCGGTGCAGGTGCTGGAAGCTGATGATCTCCTCTATCGTCTTTAGGTTGTTGTCCTTCAGGTCAATCTCTTGGAGGTTGTGCAAACTAAAGATGGAGTGTGGGATGCGTTCAAGATCGCAGCGTACAAGCTCGAGCTCTGTCAGGTTTACCATTTTCTTCAGGCTGTTGAGCACCATGAGCTTGGTCCCCTCATTATTGATGGACAGCTTCTGAAGGTGCACGCCCACATCCGTCACCACCTGCGGAAGCTTTGTGAGGTTGCTTTTCAGACGTAGCACTTTGAGACTTTTGAGCTCTCTGAGCCCATCGATGACGATGTAACGATTGTTCTCAGCGCTCAGGTTCCCAGTTAGGTGAAGCTCACTGAGGTTCTTCAGACTGTAGATCCACAGCGGGATCTCCTTGATATCAGTGAACTTGATGTGCAGAGACTTCAGATTCTCTCTCAGGAAAGCCAGAGCTGGAGCCTCAATTTTAGCTGGTGTGTGATAAAGCCACATCTCCCTCAGGTTGGAAAGCTGGGCGATGATCGGGGGGATAGTCACATCTGGGATAAGCTCCAGCTTGAGCACCTCTAGCTCGACCAGATCGAACACTGTGTCTGGAATCCCACTGAGCATGAACAGGTGCAGCTCCAGCTTATCCTGGGAGTTCTTGGTGATCCGCTGCCTCAGCTTCTCCAATGTCCACTCATTATTCAGGTTCAGCTGCCTCAGCTTGTTCTCACTCACCtctgacaaaaatacagcaaagcgTTTGGAGTAGAGGGGGTCATACTGATCTATCATGTGCAGCATGAAGGCAAAGTCGTTCTTTAGGTCAGGGATATCACTGTAGCTGCTCTCCTCGCGGATTGATTCAAAGGAGTATCGTTTGAGGGAGCGGCTGAGCATCCAACACAAAGTGTACATGCAAATGAGACCATAGACCACCACCAAGCTGATGTAGAAACAGGCCAAAATCTTGAAAAGAGTTGCTAAAGGGTGAGCACAATGAAACATGCTGTAGCCAGTTAGTTTCTCAATGTTCACTGAGCACTCCACACTGAACCTGATGTACCCTACATAGTAGGCTGTGTAGCTGATTATCAGTATAAACTTGATAACTTTGATGATGGTCTGACGTATGTAAAGACGGTACACAATATCACCCTCCTCTACGTGGATTCTGAACTTCTTCACCTTCTCAAACAGGGCTTTGGCCTGCTCCCCCTCCTTTTTATCTAATACCCCAGTTTCAGAGCGATCCACAATTCCTTGTTCAATTCTGGACTTTGTTCGCTGAAGCATGGGCACACTAGCCTCAACGTCCTCGCTTACACTTGACGCCTTCTTGTCCATTGAACCGTTCATCTTTCCCAGAGGTTTGGGGTCGCTCTCCTCCACAACGGTCTCAGACAAAGCCCTTGTTGTCCACGGTGAGTCAAAGCACTTGAGGAGGATGGAAACAAAGTGTTCCAGTTTCGAGCTTGTGCGGGGGAATTTGAACCAGAAGTTGCTGCAGGCCAAGAAGATGAGAGTGTGGAGTAGCACCAGGTAGGGGAAATATTTAGCAAACCAGTGTAGTTTGTTCTCGTAGCAGACAGCATCCACGTAGTTGTACTGATGTCGGTCGAGGTCGTACTGAA
It encodes the following:
- the lrrc8aa gene encoding leucine rich repeat containing 8 VRAC subunit Aa; the protein is MIPITELRYFADTQPAYRILKPWWDVFTDYISIVMLMIAVFGGTLQVTQDKMICLPCKWVVNMSCKTMPLPNMTTSFMPEPKGIQYDLDRHQYNYVDAVCYENKLHWFAKYFPYLVLLHTLIFLACSNFWFKFPRTSSKLEHFVSILLKCFDSPWTTRALSETVVEESDPKPLGKMNGSMDKKASSVSEDVEASVPMLQRTKSRIEQGIVDRSETGVLDKKEGEQAKALFEKVKKFRIHVEEGDIVYRLYIRQTIIKVIKFILIISYTAYYVGYIRFSVECSVNIEKLTGYSMFHCAHPLATLFKILACFYISLVVVYGLICMYTLCWMLSRSLKRYSFESIREESSYSDIPDLKNDFAFMLHMIDQYDPLYSKRFAVFLSEVSENKLRQLNLNNEWTLEKLRQRITKNSQDKLELHLFMLSGIPDTVFDLVELEVLKLELIPDVTIPPIIAQLSNLREMWLYHTPAKIEAPALAFLRENLKSLHIKFTDIKEIPLWIYSLKNLSELHLTGNLSAENNRYIVIDGLRELKSLKVLRLKSNLTKLPQVVTDVGVHLQKLSINNEGTKLMVLNSLKKMVNLTELELVRCDLERIPHSIFSLHNLQEIDLKDNNLKTIEEIISFQHLHRLVCLKLWYNQIAYIPIQIGTLTNMERLYLNRNKIEKIPSQLFFCRKLRFLDLSHNNLTSIHADVGFLQNLQYFAVTANRIETLPPELFQCKKLRTLNLGNNCLQTLPSRFGELTGLTQLELRGNRLECLPVELGECRLLKRSGLVVEEDLFNTLPSEVKEQLWRADKEQA